A genomic segment from Kiritimatiellia bacterium encodes:
- a CDS encoding fibronectin type III domain-containing protein, which yields MAHLVAGRPIPPLRGGTVGAFCATIVAMGLTGCATVPTNPYFSSVRSAANVYVAPVRADVVKIAVLPFKAPTELIGASVADMVVTEMLKLGRYTLVERSQMAGVLSETELAMAGLSERRAMEVGRMLGADGVVIGTVDEYSTQARGGRTHAVVGLSIRLIHSQTGQILWSADLAKMAEDPNVPLAAHGRAVVHELIAGLYQRLGAQRSTPAPGTAMGAPVPASAPAAPAPPPPPPPPPSDLKASDLGLREVTLTWSVPREAISAYRIERAESLQGPFVKIAEVSPLRGMYTDRDGLKDSSTYYYRIIAVAGPGRLSEPSRPVESMTAPPPDPPPTVSAVATGSRAVTLTWTAPRAEGIVRYRIERALAADLQRQWVPRGETTGTTLVDGGRPGTDLLDSTEYLYRVASINRVGAVGPPSEPVRVMTLPPPAPIADLRAASDEVRCVPLRWTASPEGDVTGYEIERRAPGEDAFRLLVTVQGRLSTNHLDGLRDPGNLKDEACYIYRIRPFNAVGSRGAWSPPVEAVTRAPPPAPQSVSARSGLPRAVEVAWAASPDLKVTGYRIERGEGETGPFVLVGQVSGLTTTQFLDRAGASRSSPVGHLKDGTRYRYRVSAFNTANAASPWSETVLATTKPAPSVPTGLTATTNRPKSVALAWAPNPEPDIVRYVVESRAADSSRWREVISTSGTVAVHAGLNDGEVRYYRLRAVDRDTLESAASAEARGAARPLPPAPESLAAEWTAEGARLSWEGRPGMKEYRLYRKGFLSSERLLAVAGPPALLPAAVVGKGLTVVVTAVDEEDLESRPSAAIKIRPPAAPR from the coding sequence GTCGCGATGGGACTGACCGGCTGCGCGACCGTACCCACGAATCCCTACTTTTCCTCCGTGCGCTCCGCCGCAAATGTGTATGTGGCGCCGGTGCGCGCCGACGTTGTGAAGATCGCGGTGTTGCCGTTCAAAGCGCCCACGGAGCTGATCGGCGCATCCGTCGCGGACATGGTGGTGACGGAAATGCTGAAGCTCGGCCGCTACACGCTGGTGGAGCGCAGCCAAATGGCCGGCGTGCTGAGCGAAACCGAGCTGGCGATGGCGGGCCTCTCCGAACGCCGAGCGATGGAAGTGGGCCGGATGCTGGGCGCTGATGGCGTCGTGATCGGCACGGTGGATGAATACTCCACCCAGGCGCGGGGCGGCCGCACCCACGCGGTGGTGGGTCTCTCGATCCGGCTGATCCACTCGCAGACCGGCCAGATTCTCTGGAGCGCGGACCTCGCGAAAATGGCGGAGGACCCGAACGTGCCGCTGGCCGCGCACGGTCGAGCGGTGGTGCACGAGCTGATCGCAGGCTTGTATCAGCGTTTGGGCGCGCAGCGCTCCACGCCGGCGCCGGGCACCGCGATGGGCGCGCCCGTGCCGGCTTCCGCCCCCGCGGCACCTGCCCCGCCGCCACCACCTCCTCCGCCACCGAGCGACCTGAAGGCTTCGGACCTCGGCCTTCGCGAGGTCACGCTGACCTGGAGCGTGCCGAGAGAAGCGATTTCGGCCTACCGCATCGAGCGCGCCGAGTCGCTGCAGGGGCCTTTCGTAAAGATTGCGGAAGTCTCACCCCTACGGGGCATGTACACCGATCGGGATGGCCTGAAAGATTCGTCGACCTACTACTACCGCATCATCGCGGTGGCTGGCCCCGGCCGACTGAGCGAGCCATCCAGGCCCGTCGAAAGCATGACTGCACCACCCCCGGATCCGCCGCCGACGGTGAGCGCCGTCGCCACGGGATCTCGCGCGGTGACGCTCACGTGGACCGCACCCCGCGCGGAGGGCATTGTGCGCTACCGGATAGAGCGCGCGTTGGCGGCGGACCTCCAGCGGCAGTGGGTCCCGCGGGGCGAGACCACCGGCACGACATTGGTCGACGGCGGCCGGCCCGGCACGGACCTACTGGATAGCACGGAGTACCTCTACCGCGTCGCTTCGATCAACCGGGTCGGCGCAGTGGGGCCGCCCTCCGAGCCGGTCCGAGTCATGACGCTGCCACCGCCGGCACCCATTGCGGATCTGCGCGCCGCCTCGGACGAAGTGCGGTGCGTTCCGCTGCGCTGGACGGCCAGCCCGGAAGGGGATGTGACGGGGTACGAAATTGAACGCCGCGCCCCCGGAGAGGACGCGTTCAGGCTGCTGGTGACCGTTCAGGGCCGACTGAGCACCAACCACCTCGACGGCCTGCGCGATCCCGGCAATCTGAAGGATGAGGCCTGCTACATCTACCGCATCCGGCCGTTCAATGCGGTGGGCTCTCGCGGCGCGTGGTCGCCGCCGGTGGAGGCCGTCACTCGGGCACCGCCGCCCGCTCCCCAAAGCGTCAGCGCACGCTCCGGCCTCCCGCGCGCGGTTGAAGTTGCGTGGGCCGCCTCGCCGGATTTAAAGGTCACCGGCTATCGAATCGAACGTGGGGAGGGTGAAACTGGCCCCTTCGTGCTCGTCGGCCAGGTGAGCGGCCTGACAACAACGCAGTTTCTGGACCGGGCCGGCGCGTCGAGGTCGTCGCCGGTCGGCCATTTGAAGGACGGTACGCGGTACCGTTACCGCGTCAGCGCGTTCAACACCGCGAATGCCGCGTCGCCGTGGTCCGAGACGGTGTTGGCGACCACGAAACCCGCGCCCTCCGTGCCGACCGGCCTCACCGCGACGACTAACCGCCCCAAGTCCGTTGCCCTCGCCTGGGCTCCCAACCCCGAGCCGGACATCGTCCGCTACGTGGTGGAATCCCGTGCGGCGGACAGTTCGCGCTGGCGCGAGGTGATCAGCACCAGCGGCACCGTCGCAGTGCACGCGGGGTTGAACGACGGCGAAGTTCGGTATTACCGCCTCCGCGCGGTGGATCGCGACACCCTGGAGAGCGCCGCCTCCGCAGAGGCCCGCGGCGCGGCGCGGCCGCTGCCGCCGGCGCCGGAGAGCCTGGCGGCGGAATGGACAGCGGAGGGCGCACGACTGAGCTGGGAGGGGCGGCCGGGCATGAAGGAATACCGCCTCTATCGCAAAGGATTTCTGTCGTCGGAACGGCTACTGGCGGTTGCCGGGCCGCCGGCATTGCTGCCGGCGGCGGTGGTCGGAAAAGGTTTGACGGTGGTGGTCACGGCGGTGGACGAGGAAGACCTGGAGAGCCGGCCATCGGCGGCGATTAAGATCCGCCCGCCGGCAGCGCCGCGTTGA